The DNA window TGAAGACCGGCGCGTCCTCAATCTATGGTTCGGACGCGGTTGCGGGCGTGGTCAACATCCTGACGCAGGACCGGGTCGATGGTCTGAAAATGAACTTCAACGTTTCCGTGCCTTTCGATTCCGGGGGTGAAGAATATCGGATCAGCGGTGCCTATGGTAAGACATTTGATCGCGGGCATTTTCTAATTGCGGGTGACTATTCGCATACCAACGAGTTGAAGCGCGGCGACCGCGATTATCTCGCATGTCCTGAAGCCTATATTTTTGACGAGAGCGGAAACCGAGCAGATCTTATCGATCCGCGCACCGGCAAACCGCACTGTGAGGATCTGCGCTGGGGCCATGTCTGGACCTACAACCTGATTGACAATTTGCGTCTCGATGGGCCGGGCGGCCCGGATACCGGGATCAACACCTCAATCGGCGGTCGCGCTGTGCTGCTTCAATATCAATATCAAAACGGGCCCGGCGCGGGAAGGCTGGGGATACCCGCTTATGGTGCACCGGCTTACCCAGGCGATTTCAGCGCACCTCCCGGTTTCTTTCCCACCGGTTACGACGCGGCCTCGATGGCGGTGCAGAACGCCTATCATCCGTTTGTCGCAGAACAGACCATCATTCCTGAAACGGACCTCTACACCGGTTACGCCGAGGCTTCGTACGAGTTCAGCGATGCAGTCGAACTGTTTGGCGAGTTCCTCTACAACAGGCGCGAGACTTATCAGAACGGCTGGCGGCAATTCTGGAACTTCGGTTACACTGGGGATCTGTACGGCAGCGGGGCCGGGAACGCTTTCAACTATTGGGGCGGCGGCTTCGAGGGCGTCAATTTCATCAGCCCGACGGCCATTACCAATCATTCCGATTCCAGCCAGCGCGTCGATTACTGGCGCGGTGTGGGGGGACTGCGCGGCGATTTCGGCTCGGGTAACCGGTGGCACTATGAGGTGCACGGCCAATACAGCAAAAGCGTCGGGCGTTACCGCAACGAGCAAATTTTGCAGGACGCTTACGACAGCGGCTATTTCCAGACATCTTCCTGCGTGGGAACGACGCTGCCGGTATCTGGAAAGCAGTGCATCGATATCCCGTGGGCGGACCCGTATTTTCTTCGGGGTGAACTTACCCCCGCGCAGGTCGATTTCCTGTTCGACTGGGAAGAAGGCCGTACCGTCTATACCCAATTGACAGGCGAAGCGACGCTGAGCGGCACGCTGTTCGATCTACCGGGCGGGCCGCTGGGAATCGCCGTGGGCGTCACCGCGCGGCAAGACAAGATTAACGACAAGCCCGGTGAGATCACTCTGGCCGCCAATGCGTGGGGCGCCTCCTCGGGCGGTATTACCGCTGGCAAAAGTGTAACCACAGAGGCTTTTGGGGAGCTCAATGTTCCCATCTTGGCGGACCGGCCGTTCTTCGAAGATCTTACACTCTCGCTTGCGGGCCGTCTCACCAATGTGGAGGCGACACGCGATTCCGATGGGGTGTCAGCATCGGATAACGGTAACTTCACCTACAAGGTCGGGCTGAACTGGGCGCTGACCGATTTCCTGAGGTTCCGTGGCAGCTACGGCACATCGTTCCGCGCTCCCGCCTTGTACGAGCTGTTTCTTGCAGATCAGACAAGCTTTTCTTCGCAGCGTTCAGACATCTGCGGAGGATACACCGGCGCTCTGGCGGCAGGTGCAATCTCCCAGCGGATCGCGGACAACTGCGCCGCGGATGGCATTCCGGCTAATTTTCAGGCGGGTGCTATCACCTTTACCACTTTCTCGTCTGGGGGCCTTGGGACGGTTAAGTCCGAGACCTCGAAAGCGAAAACGGTTGGTGTCGTGCTGACACCGCCGCGGTTTTTGGGAACGGACTTCAGCCTAGCTGTCGATTATTTTGATATCGACGTGAAGGGGCAGATCGATCAGCTCGGGCCGGGCAATATCATTTTTGGGTGCTATGATTCCCAGAATTTCGGCAGCGAGCCCTTGTGCGATCTGATCACCCGGAATCGCGACGCAAATACCTCGACGGCATTCCAGATTACTGGGGTTCGCGATCCGTATATCAATATCTCGCAGCAGCGGAACAGGGGTCTGGATCTCTCGGGCCGGGCGCGCCACGATGCCGGAAATCTGGGTACGTTCTCGCTCAGCGCGGAAATGACTTGGCAGTTTCAGGACGACGTCTTGCTACTGCCGACGTCGCCGGTCGTCTCCAACAATGGTGAGGCCGGATCTCCGCGCTGGGTCGGTGATTTCCGGCTCAACTGGAGTTCTCCCTCCTCGGGCACCAGCATTTTCTATGGCATCAACGTGATCGGCGGGACTTCCGACCAAGGCGATTTCAACGATCGCTACGGTGGCCCCTGCATCACTTCGGTTAAT is part of the Novosphingopyxis iocasae genome and encodes:
- a CDS encoding TonB-dependent receptor domain-containing protein, with the protein product MRKIQSGGRKVALLASAGFAALVIATGAQAQEVQADGDLSVVEPQEPGQPEEGEAIVVTGSRIATVTPYNSPDPISIVSPEIALKEGRLDLASALQSSPVAAGSTQITAALSSNFVTNGGPGAQTINLRGLGANRTLVLLNGRRAGPAGTRGAVSSFDLNVLPLSIIKDIQILKTGASSIYGSDAVAGVVNILTQDRVDGLKMNFNVSVPFDSGGEEYRISGAYGKTFDRGHFLIAGDYSHTNELKRGDRDYLACPEAYIFDESGNRADLIDPRTGKPHCEDLRWGHVWTYNLIDNLRLDGPGGPDTGINTSIGGRAVLLQYQYQNGPGAGRLGIPAYGAPAYPGDFSAPPGFFPTGYDAASMAVQNAYHPFVAEQTIIPETDLYTGYAEASYEFSDAVELFGEFLYNRRETYQNGWRQFWNFGYTGDLYGSGAGNAFNYWGGGFEGVNFISPTAITNHSDSSQRVDYWRGVGGLRGDFGSGNRWHYEVHGQYSKSVGRYRNEQILQDAYDSGYFQTSSCVGTTLPVSGKQCIDIPWADPYFLRGELTPAQVDFLFDWEEGRTVYTQLTGEATLSGTLFDLPGGPLGIAVGVTARQDKINDKPGEITLAANAWGASSGGITAGKSVTTEAFGELNVPILADRPFFEDLTLSLAGRLTNVEATRDSDGVSASDNGNFTYKVGLNWALTDFLRFRGSYGTSFRAPALYELFLADQTSFSSQRSDICGGYTGALAAGAISQRIADNCAADGIPANFQAGAITFTTFSSGGLGTVKSETSKAKTVGVVLTPPRFLGTDFSLAVDYFDIDVKGQIDQLGPGNIIFGCYDSQNFGSEPLCDLITRNRDANTSTAFQITGVRDPYINISQQRNRGLDLSGRARHDAGNLGTFSLSAEMTWQFQDDVLLLPTSPVVSNNGEAGSPRWVGDFRLNWSSPSSGTSIFYGINVIGGTSDQGDFNDRYGGPCITSVNPNDGNPVPIYGTYCPDLTIPATFYHNISITQDIADGDFSITAGISNLFDTRPPRVSVLNGGQIGLLGPVVSTSQYPFVGRRAFVNVSANF